In a single window of the Cervus elaphus chromosome 1, mCerEla1.1, whole genome shotgun sequence genome:
- the LOC122697620 gene encoding olfactory receptor 52H1-like, producing MAIYNLTGYNMGAFTLLGIPGLEQYHIWISIPFCLIYLVAIVGNSILLYLIAKEHSLHAPMFFFLSMLAITDLILSTTCVPKALSIFWFGPQEISFPGCLTQLFFLHYSFVLDSAILLAMAFDRYVAICSPLRYTTILTPRTIVTIAVGISFRSFCVIFPCVFLVNRLPFCRTHNIPHTYCEHIGVARLACADISINIWYGFCVPIMTVIIDVILIAVSYILILCAVFRLPSQDARQKALGTCGSHVCVILMFYIPAFFSILAHRFGHNVPRTFHIVFANLYVIIPPALNPLIYGVKTKQIREKVILLLFPKRSY from the coding sequence ATGGCCATATACAACCTAACTGGCTACAACATGGGTGCCTTTACCCTTTTGGGTATCCCTGGACTTGAGCAGTACCACATCTGGATCAGCATCCCCTTCTGCCTCATCTATCTGGTGGCCATTGTGGGTAATAGTATTCTTCTCTACCTCATTGCAAAGGAGCACAGTCTTCATGCACCcatgttctttttcctttccatgcTGGCTATTACTGACCTCATACTATCTACCACCTGTGTCCCAAAAGCTCTGAGCATCTTCTGGTTTGGTCCTCAGGAAATCAGTTTTCCCGGCTGTCTCACACAATTATTCTTTCTGCACTACAGCTTTGTTCTGGACTCAGCTATACTGCTGGCCATGGCatttgaccgctatgtggccatctgttcACCCTTGAGATACACCACTATTCTGACCCCCAGGACCATTGTCACAATTGCTGTGGGAATCTCCTTCAGAAGCTTCTGTGTTATTTTCCCATGTGTTTTCCTTGTAAATCGTCTACCCTTCTGCAGGACACATAACATCCCTCACACATACTGTGAGCACATAGGTGTTGCCCGACTAGCCTGTGCTGACATCTCCATCAATATCTGGTATGGGTTTTGTGTTCCCATCATGACAGTGATTATAGATGTGATTCTAATTGCTGTCTCCTACATCCTCATCCTCTGTGCTGTCTTTCGCCTCCCTTCTCAGGATGCTCGCCAGAAGGCCCTGGGCACCTGTGGTTCCCACGTCTGTGTCATCCTCATGTTCTATATACCAGCGTTCTTCTCCATCCTTGCACATCGCTTTGGACACAATGTCCCTCGGACCTTTCACATTGTGTTTGCCAACCTCTATGTTATCATCCCACCTGCCCTCAACCCTCTTATCTATGGAGTAAAGACTAAGCAGATACGAGAGAAAGTCATTCTTCTGCTCTTTCCTAAGAGGTCCTATTGA
- the LOC122697563 gene encoding olfactory receptor 52H1-like, with translation MAIYNLTGYNMGAFTLLGIPGLEQYHIWISIPFCLIYLVAIVGNSILLYLIAKEHSLHAPMFFFLSMLAITDLILSTTCVPKALSIFWFGPQEISFPGCLTQLFFLHYSSVLDSAILLAMAFDRYVAICSPLRYTTILTPRTIVTIAVGISFRSFCVFVPCVFLVNRLPFCRTHNIPHTYCEHIGVARLACADISINIWYGFCVPIMTVIIDVILIAVSYILILCAVFRLPSQDARQKALGTCGSHVCVILMFYIPAFFSILAHRFGHNVPRTFHIVFANLYVIIPPALNPLIYGVKTKQIREKVILLLFPKRSY, from the coding sequence ATGGCCATATACAACCTAACTGGCTACAACATGGGTGCCTTTACCCTTTTGGGCATCCCTGGACTTGAGCAGTACCACATCTGGATCAGCATCCCCTTCTGCCTCATCTATCTGGTGGCCATTGTGGGTAATAGTATTCTTCTCTACCTCATTGCAAAGGAGCACAGTCTTCATGCACCcatgttctttttcctttccatgcTGGCTATTACTGACCTCATACTATCTACCACCTGTGTCCCAAAAGCTCTGAGCATCTTCTGGTTTGGTCCTCAGGAAATCAGTTTTCCCGGCTGTCTCACACAATTATTCTTTCTGCACTATAGCTCTGTTCTGGACTCAGCTATACTGCTGGCCATGGCatttgaccgctatgtggccatctgttcACCCTTGAGATACACCACTATTTTGACCCCCAGGACCATTGTCACAATTGCTGTGGGAATCTCCTTCAGAAGCTTCTGTGTTTTTGTCCCGTGTGTTTTCCTTGTAAATCGTCTACCCTTCTGCAGGACACATAACATCCCTCACACATACTGTGAGCACATAGGTGTTGCCCGACTAGCCTGTGCTGACATCTCCATCAATATCTGGTATGGGTTTTGTGTTCCCATCATGACAGTGATTATAGATGTGATTCTAATTGCTGTCTCCTACATCCTCATCCTCTGTGCTGTCTTTCGCCTCCCTTCTCAGGATGCTCGCCAGAAGGCCCTGGGCACCTGTGGTTCCCACGTCTGTGTCATCCTCATGTTCTATATACCAGCGTTCTTCTCCATCCTTGCACATCGCTTTGGACACAATGTCCCTCGGACCTTTCACATTGTGTTTGCCAACCTCTATGTTATCATCCCACCTGCCCTCAACCCTCTTATCTATGGAGTAAAGACTAAGCAGATACGAGAGAAAGTCATTCTTCTGCTCTTTCCTAAGAGGTCCTATTGA